GCAAATCCAAAAACTTTTCGGTCACTAAACAGGCAAGAAATTCTCTCTAAAGTGTGAAAAAACCTTGCTTCTGAGGTATCTGCATGATTATCAAGCAAGGGTTCTCCTCGTCTATTCAGTTGGCAAGGTAGAGTCATTTCCCCTCATTGATCCATTTCCACTTCCTGCAAAGCAGGCTGACGCTTAGCGCAGATCTCCCGAAATTGGCGCAATTATTGGTTGCTCAACTCGTCTTCGTCGCCCCCTGTTGTGTTCTCAACTTCAGGTTGGGATCCCTCCGGGTTGGCCTCAGAGTCCCGTTTCAGTCGGCTAAGCAAAGACAAAACTCGGGCGCCCCGCTCCAAAGAGCGATCCTGCAAAAACACCAAGACCGGTACCCGACGCAGGCTAAGGCGATGGCCAATTTCCCGCCGCACGAAGGGAGTGGCGGCTTCTAGTCCCTGCATGGTTTGTTGCTGCGCCGTTTCATCCCCATAGATACTGACGAAGATGCGGGCGTTTTGTAGGTCATTGGACACCTCGACATCGACAACGCTGACCATGCCTGCCCCGACGCGGTCGTCTTTGATCTGCGATAGCAGGATTTGGCTGACCTCTCGCTTGATCAACTCCGCTACTCGCGCCACCCGTCGCCCTGTCGCCATTTTTGTATCCCTGAGTTACTATCGTCTGCAAACCTGCTCTGGCCCGCCGCCGATCCTCGCCAACTCGGCCACAGGAACAGTAGCGGATGCTACGAGCATCTCTTCCTTCCACCTTTATTCTGGTTCAATGTCCATCTTGCATTGAGTATGAATACCTAACGCCATCGATGGATGGGTGGAGACGTGATGATCAATACGCCAGAGGCGCTGCGGCGCTCCTTTGAGCAGTTCATGCTAAACGTGACGGAGCCGCTGGATCCGTTGATCTCCCTGAAGCTGACTCAACTTGTGGTGATGCTGGGGGATACGGCTTACGCGATGGGATATAGCGATGGCCAGCAAAAGCCGGATGATCGCTGTCGTCATTGTCCCAGCCGAGTGTTCGACAGTCTAGAGCTTTAATAGGGTTCTTTACAAAACGGCTCCTCTGCTGCTGGCGGAGCCTCAATTGCTGCCCTGACCCCACCTGGGGTTGAGTTGAAAGGATCTGGGGAAACCAGGCAAGATGGGATCCCATTCTTTGGCACCCCATGACGCCCCCTGTCCTGATTTGGCATCGTCGTGATCTGCGCGTGGAAGATAATGCCGCTCTGCATGAGGGGGCTCGGCACAGCCTGCAGGTGGTGCCCGTCTTCATTTTCGACCGGCAGATCCTGGAAAGAGCGGATACGGCACCAGCGCGGGTGGCGTTTTTGCTGGAAGCTTTACAGCGGCTGCAGGAGCGCTACAGCCAGTTAGGGCTCACCCTGGTTTGGCGGATGGGGGATCCCTTGGCGGAACTGCGGAACCTAGCGGCAGACCTTGGGGCTAAGGCGGTGTTTTGGAATGCGGATGTGGAGCCCTTTGCGCTGCAACGGGACAGTCGAGTACGGGCCGGGTTGGCGGAAGCCGGGATCCAGAGCTTTTCTGACCAGGATATGTTGCTGCACGGGCCGGGGGAAGTGTTGACCCAGGCGGGGGATCCCTACTCGGTGTTCACGCCCTTCTGGCGCAACTGGTCGAGCTTGCCCAAGCCGGCGCCCTACCCGATCCCCAAGGGGTTACAACCGATCCCCTCCCTCAGCTTTCAACCCCTACCGGCCCTGGCGGATTTGGGGTTTGTCTGTGAACAGCGGATCCCGGCGGCGGGGGAAGCAGCAGCCCAGGCGCTTCTGGAAAACTTTTGCGATAATCTGCGCATTTTGGATTACGAACGCTCCCGCAATTTCCCGGCTGAAGACGGCACTTCCCGGCTCAGCCCCCATCTGCGCTGGGGGACTGTGGGCATTCGTCAGGTGTGGCAGGCCACGCTGGAGGTGGAAGCAGAGGTGCGCAGCGAAGAAGCAGAAGCCAGTCTACAAACTTGGCGGCAGGAGTTGTGCTGGCGGGAGTTTTACAAGCATGTCTTGGCCCACTGGCCCCATGTGGAAACCGGCGCCTACCGCAAAGTCTTTGATGACCTGGAATGGGACAATCGGCGGGATAGGTTTCAAGCCTGGTGTGCCGGGCAGACGGGCTACCCAATCGTGGATGCGGCGATGCGCCAACTGAACGAGACCGGCTGGATGCACAACCGCTGCCGCATGATCGTGGCCAACTTTCTGACCAAAGATTTGCTGATTGACTGGCGCTGGGGGGAGCTGTATTTCATGCAAAAGCTGGTGGATGGGGATCTGGCGGCCAATAACGGCGGTTGGCAGTGGAGTGCCAGTGTCGGGACGGATCCCAAGCCTCTGCGCATCTTTAACCCCGCCACCCAAGCTGCTCGCTACGATCCCGAAGGGGAGTACATCCGTCGCTATGTGCCGGAACTGGCCGGGTTGGATACGCCCGCTTTGTTGTGGGTGGGCGATGACAAAAAGGGAGCCTGGGCTTTACGGGAACGGCGGGCCTGCCGCTATCCGGATCCGATCGTGGATCACAAGGTGCAGCAGCAGGAGTTCAAACGGCGTTATCAGGCGGTGCAACGTTGATCCCAAGCTGAGATCAAGTAGCTGAGGATGTCCTTTTGGGTTTGTCTGAAGGACTTCTGGAGAATGGCTGCCACTGCCGCCGCAGTTCTCCCAGCTTCTGCTGCCAACGCCGCAATTCTCCCGCTTCCAAGGGGATCCCGCCGAAGCGAATTTCCATGTAGCGCTGCAAGAAGTGGATAGCCAACTGAGCTTGCGGCAAATCGGAGTGGCACAGTTGCTCCACCCGTTGCTCTGGCCCCAGGTGCTCCGGGATCCCTACCGCTGTCGAGATATCCCGCAGTTGCAAATACAGCCTTGAAATCGCCTGTTGTCGTTGGCGTGGCTTGGGCCAAGCCGCAGGGCTCCAACGCATCAGGGCAAA
This is a stretch of genomic DNA from Synechococcus sp. Nb3U1. It encodes these proteins:
- the rbfA gene encoding 30S ribosome-binding factor RbfA, with protein sequence MATGRRVARVAELIKREVSQILLSQIKDDRVGAGMVSVVDVEVSNDLQNARIFVSIYGDETAQQQTMQGLEAATPFVRREIGHRLSLRRVPVLVFLQDRSLERGARVLSLLSRLKRDSEANPEGSQPEVENTTGGDEDELSNQ
- a CDS encoding cryptochrome/photolyase family protein, encoding MTPPVLIWHRRDLRVEDNAALHEGARHSLQVVPVFIFDRQILERADTAPARVAFLLEALQRLQERYSQLGLTLVWRMGDPLAELRNLAADLGAKAVFWNADVEPFALQRDSRVRAGLAEAGIQSFSDQDMLLHGPGEVLTQAGDPYSVFTPFWRNWSSLPKPAPYPIPKGLQPIPSLSFQPLPALADLGFVCEQRIPAAGEAAAQALLENFCDNLRILDYERSRNFPAEDGTSRLSPHLRWGTVGIRQVWQATLEVEAEVRSEEAEASLQTWRQELCWREFYKHVLAHWPHVETGAYRKVFDDLEWDNRRDRFQAWCAGQTGYPIVDAAMRQLNETGWMHNRCRMIVANFLTKDLLIDWRWGELYFMQKLVDGDLAANNGGWQWSASVGTDPKPLRIFNPATQAARYDPEGEYIRRYVPELAGLDTPALLWVGDDKKGAWALRERRACRYPDPIVDHKVQQQEFKRRYQAVQR